DNA sequence from the Rubripirellula tenax genome:
TGTTGAACTTCAAATCGGGATAGGAGTCTTCGTAGTTGATGTCCCACAGCAGCGGCGTACCGGGACTGCATTGGTAAGCCGTATGGTCCGCCCAGATCGCAAACGTCGGCGCGCCTCCGGCAATGATCTGCTGCGACGGATTCCGACGATCGTAAACTTTGACGGTTTCAATAATCCGATGGGCACGCTCGGCCCGCTGGGAAAGAGATGGGGCGTGAATGTGCCCGTCGTAAATGTGCAATCCGTTGTAGTTCAGCCCAACCGTCGATTCGATTTTCGAACGCAGGCGATCCAGGTCCGGCCCGAACATGATGCCGGTGCGGTGCATCCCGCCGTTGACGTCGATGAAGACGCCAAGCGGCCGCGCCGAGTCGCTGAAGGTCGCCGACAACATTTCGCAGCCATCGATGTTGTCGGTGATGACAGAGAACAACGTCGATCGATAGCAATCGCGAAGCTCGGCGAGCCGTTTCAAATTTGGCCCCACCATCGGATAGGCGATCAAGACATCGCGCCCACCGGCAACAGCGACCATTTCGGCTTCGGCCAGCGTAGCGGCTTTGAACCGATGGATCCCCGCCGCAGTTTGCATGCGCACGAGTTCGGCCATCTTGTGCGTCTTGACGTGCGGACGTATGCGGTCGGCGTGCTGGGGCCCACCGACAATCTCGATCATTCGATCGATGTTTGCCGCAATCGTGGCGGGATGAATCAACAACCCAGGCGACGGGACATCGATGAGCGCGTCGACGTTGACTTGATTCGCGTTGAAACGATCCTGACCACCCACGGAGGGAACCTCACCACAATGTCTAAATTTGCCTGAAAAACGATCGAGCAGAGCAAGCCAGCGGGGGACCGCCAACGTAATACTCTCCCGGAACCAGTGTACGGTTCCGTTTCCGAGCCCTGTTTTACGAGTGTTCGGGTGCCGGAGGAAGGACTCCGGTCTCGATCGACACCGAATCAGCCACCCAGGTTACCTGCCCGACGCGAGTTGTTTAGCCCACATTCGACGACGCAACCGCCGAAAAGAAGCCGGATCTGCACACCGAGATGATGAAAACCAGATCGATACGAGATGATTCTCGTTTCGCGATGGTGATGGGATTCGACATCGACAACAATGGGTCGTTCCTCTCCGATCCCAACCGCTGGAGACGACGTTTTGATTCGCTTGATTGCCTTCCTTGGCCTGATGATCCTTTGTAGCGACGTGACGGCAGACGAAAATTGGACTCGGTTTCGCGGCGGCGATGCGACGGGCGTGGTGGCTGATACCCCAGGCTTACCGTCGAGTTGGAACAAGACCGAAAACGTGGCCTGGGTTGCGGATGTGCCGGGACAAGGTTGGGGCAGCCCCGTCGTCGTGGGCGACCGTGTGTTTGTCACTTCCGTGGTCGCCGATGAAGCAAACATCGCACCGAGTGCGGGCCTGTATCTCGGCGAGGGCGTGCGTGATCCTGCCAAGGGCATTCACCACTGGATGGTGTTTTGCTTTGACTTAAAGTCAGGTGACAAATTGTGGGAACACGAATCGTTCACCGGACGGCCCGTCGTGCCGCGTCACCCCAAGAGTTCCTACGCGGCCGAAACACCGGCAACGGACGGCGAGCGACTGTTCGTGTTGTTCGGCGATCTAGGGTTGTTCTGCTATTCGATCGATGGCAAGTTGCTTTGGAAACAAATGATCGAGCCGAAGAAGACCAACATGGATTACGGCGCGGCGGCTTCGCCCGTGGTTCATGGCGATCAAGTGTTTGTCGTCTACGACAACAAAGAAGATTCATGGATCGCATCGTTCGACACGCAAACGGGTCAACAGAAATGGCGAACCCCGCGCGACGAAGTGATGTCTTGGGCGACTCCGTTCGTTTGGGAAAATGACCTTCGCACTGAAATCGTTGTGCCGGGTCAACGCGTCAACCGGGGTTACTCGCTTGACGGGAATGAGTTGTGGCGGTTCGACGGTGACATGTCGGTCTTGGTGATTCCGTCGCCGTTTGCGGCACACGGGTTGTGCTACCTGGCGTCAGGCTACGTTGGCGACGCCCATCGTCCGACGTTCGCGATTCGCCCCGGCGCAACCGGCAACATCGCACCCGACGGTGACTTCAAGAACAGCGAATTCATCGCCTGGTATCAGCCTCAATGCTCGCCATACAACACGTCGCAAATTGTCTACGGCGATTACCTGTACACGGTCTACGACCAAGGCTTCATGACGTGCAACCATGCGTTGACCGGTGAAGACGTTTACGGAAAGCGTCGTTTCTCGCCGAAAGGATCGTTCACCGCATCACCATGGGCCCATGACGGAAAAGTGTATTGCCTGAGCGAGGATGGTTTGACTTACGTGATCAAGGCTGGACCCGAGTTCGAGATTCTGCAAACCAACCCGT
Encoded proteins:
- a CDS encoding outer membrane protein assembly factor BamB family protein, encoding MGRSSPIPTAGDDVLIRLIAFLGLMILCSDVTADENWTRFRGGDATGVVADTPGLPSSWNKTENVAWVADVPGQGWGSPVVVGDRVFVTSVVADEANIAPSAGLYLGEGVRDPAKGIHHWMVFCFDLKSGDKLWEHESFTGRPVVPRHPKSSYAAETPATDGERLFVLFGDLGLFCYSIDGKLLWKQMIEPKKTNMDYGAAASPVVHGDQVFVVYDNKEDSWIASFDTQTGQQKWRTPRDEVMSWATPFVWENDLRTEIVVPGQRVNRGYSLDGNELWRFDGDMSVLVIPSPFAAHGLCYLASGYVGDAHRPTFAIRPGATGNIAPDGDFKNSEFIAWYQPQCSPYNTSQIVYGDYLYTVYDQGFMTCNHALTGEDVYGKRRFSPKGSFTASPWAHDGKVYCLSEDGLTYVIKAGPEFEILQTNPLQELCIATPSVAGGNLLIRTLTKVYCITEKN
- a CDS encoding D-TA family PLP-dependent enzyme, producing the protein MGGQDRFNANQVNVDALIDVPSPGLLIHPATIAANIDRMIEIVGGPQHADRIRPHVKTHKMAELVRMQTAAGIHRFKAATLAEAEMVAVAGGRDVLIAYPMVGPNLKRLAELRDCYRSTLFSVITDNIDGCEMLSATFSDSARPLGVFIDVNGGMHRTGIMFGPDLDRLRSKIESTVGLNYNGLHIYDGHIHAPSLSQRAERAHRIIETVKVYDRRNPSQQIIAGGAPTFAIWADHTAYQCSPGTPLLWDINYEDSYPDLKFNIAAVLLTRVVSKPAANRLCLDLGHKAVASEMPLEKRIRLPELPDANLVGHNEEHLIIETPRADEFPLGRELIALPTHICPSVALHAYATVLKNGKATSERWPVTARDR